A window of Microcystis aeruginosa FD4 contains these coding sequences:
- the hpnH gene encoding adenosyl-hopene transferase HpnH, with protein sequence MAVQLQQALVVASYILKQRLAGKKRFPLVLMLEPLFRCNLACTGCGKIQHPPEILRNHLTPAECFAAVEECGVPVVSIPGGEPLLHPQIDEIVKGLVDRKKFVYLCTNALLLEKSLDKFTPSPYLTFSVHLDGLKAHHDRCVDREGVFDKAVQGIKAAKARGFRVTTNTTVFEGTDPREMQEFFDFLATLGIDGMMISPGYSYEWAPDQDSFLKREQTRALFREILSPWKSRQKKWNFNHNPLFLDFLIGEQDYECTPWGSPSYSLLGWQKPCYLLNEGHYKSFRELLEETNWDNYGRASGNPQCADCMVHCGYEPTAAMAAFKPANMGRAMQSLIGV encoded by the coding sequence ATGGCTGTCCAACTGCAACAAGCTTTAGTGGTTGCTTCCTATATCTTGAAACAGCGTCTAGCAGGGAAAAAGCGTTTTCCCTTAGTTTTAATGCTAGAACCTCTATTTCGCTGTAATTTAGCCTGTACTGGCTGCGGTAAGATTCAACATCCCCCGGAAATCCTCCGTAATCATCTCACCCCAGCAGAATGTTTCGCAGCGGTGGAAGAATGCGGGGTTCCGGTGGTTTCCATCCCCGGGGGCGAGCCGCTTTTGCATCCACAAATCGATGAAATTGTCAAGGGTTTAGTGGACAGAAAAAAATTCGTCTATCTCTGTACCAATGCTCTGTTATTGGAAAAAAGCCTGGATAAATTTACTCCTTCACCCTATCTTACTTTTAGTGTCCATCTGGACGGTTTAAAAGCACATCACGATCGCTGTGTGGATCGAGAGGGAGTATTCGATAAGGCAGTACAAGGGATTAAAGCGGCGAAAGCGAGAGGTTTTCGGGTTACTACTAATACCACGGTTTTTGAAGGCACAGATCCGCGAGAAATGCAGGAATTTTTCGATTTTCTCGCTACTTTGGGCATCGATGGTATGATGATTTCCCCCGGTTATAGTTATGAGTGGGCCCCGGATCAAGATAGTTTCTTGAAACGGGAGCAAACTAGAGCTTTATTCCGAGAAATTCTCTCACCCTGGAAATCAAGGCAGAAAAAGTGGAATTTTAACCATAATCCTCTCTTTCTCGATTTTCTCATCGGTGAACAGGACTATGAATGCACTCCTTGGGGTAGTCCTAGCTATAGTCTTTTAGGATGGCAAAAACCCTGTTATCTGCTCAACGAAGGACATTACAAAAGCTTTCGGGAACTTTTAGAAGAAACCAATTGGGATAACTACGGTCGAGCCAGTGGCAATCCTCAATGTGCCGATTGTATGGTACATTGCGGCTATGAACCGACCGCGGCCATGGCAGCTTTTAAACCGGCTAATATGGGACGTGCGATGCAGAGTTTAATCGGAGTCTAA
- a CDS encoding DUF1517 domain-containing protein, with product MSSLGDRFKKFAGKTRYVVCRLFLHLYGQEVAPLIGILNRTGREAIDCEGDLEVMGEGLVEICQNLLQMNLYWFSVANEGDIFWSEGEAGDYVNELFTDSAARYLSESVSGEVGEKEPLTLPVTDNLVVMITIAFEGESAALETSLADREALEDGLKSIINLHYQGRLRAIQVHFSPAQLGDELTNEQLLLNFPELLPL from the coding sequence ATGAGTTCTTTAGGCGATCGCTTCAAGAAATTTGCGGGTAAAACTCGCTATGTGGTCTGTCGCTTATTCTTGCATCTCTACGGACAAGAAGTCGCACCTCTGATCGGTATTCTTAATCGTACTGGCCGGGAGGCGATCGATTGCGAAGGCGATTTAGAGGTCATGGGAGAGGGTTTAGTAGAAATTTGTCAAAATCTGCTGCAGATGAACCTCTATTGGTTTTCTGTGGCTAATGAGGGCGATATTTTTTGGAGTGAGGGGGAAGCGGGAGACTACGTTAACGAACTGTTTACCGATTCCGCGGCCAGATACCTAAGTGAATCGGTGTCTGGGGAAGTGGGGGAAAAGGAACCCTTAACTTTACCCGTCACCGATAACTTAGTTGTTATGATCACAATAGCCTTCGAGGGTGAGAGTGCTGCTTTAGAAACTAGCCTAGCCGATCGAGAGGCCCTGGAAGATGGTTTAAAATCAATAATTAACCTTCACTACCAAGGTCGGCTGCGTGCGATTCAGGTACATTTTTCTCCTGCTCAATTGGGAGATGAATTGACCAATGAGCAACTATTACTCAATTTCCCAGAATTGCTGCCTTTATAG
- a CDS encoding DICT sensory domain-containing protein — MTVESSLQQLKRASSGRLPSSYGVYFKNTLVALCHALEDHILQTSSPDSTNKPLVLVTFQQGKWYLQEAERYLDIARSSRHIAIASVADSGFSEHKTGSLENVSLVNLDNSDSLVNEWNLIILSPDYASMVLCHELSPEEYRSDSQPQIDTERKFYGLWTFERDLVEKAATILIERLHPYNPSLAADLSRQQQEISQNINPIPTDLTGVVSRIVTYLQTSQQQLVTVSRQARELSDLEGQASRLNKNLAANKLQAFLRMAQKVDERDIDNPLASLQVAALAEMLGQLLDLPTLRLRRLRLAGLLYRIGLAEAPIEVFRQRASQLEGANALFWRDRSVLGAQLLATMPELAPIQQIIYHEFEYWDGSGVPNGLKGEEISLESRILGLSAYFQELTQPRGDRLALDLGESLERCQNYSGIRFDPALVEKLTSVIRLCEMGWMQLPDRPSQVPAVWLESV, encoded by the coding sequence ATGACGGTAGAATCCAGCTTACAACAATTAAAAAGAGCTTCATCGGGACGATTACCCAGCAGTTACGGGGTCTATTTTAAGAATACCCTGGTGGCCCTCTGTCATGCTCTTGAAGATCATATCTTGCAAACTAGCAGCCCTGACAGTACAAATAAACCACTGGTTTTAGTCACCTTTCAACAGGGTAAATGGTATTTACAGGAAGCAGAGCGCTATTTAGATATTGCTCGCTCTTCTCGTCACATTGCGATCGCATCCGTGGCCGATAGTGGTTTTTCTGAGCATAAAACCGGCAGTTTAGAGAATGTTTCGCTAGTTAACTTAGATAATAGCGATAGTTTGGTTAATGAGTGGAATTTAATCATTCTTTCCCCCGATTACGCCTCCATGGTACTCTGTCATGAGTTATCCCCGGAAGAATACCGGTCCGATAGTCAACCCCAAATAGACACGGAGCGAAAATTCTACGGTTTATGGACATTCGAGCGCGATTTAGTCGAAAAAGCCGCTACAATCTTAATTGAGCGTCTGCATCCCTATAATCCCAGTCTAGCGGCCGATTTAAGCAGACAACAGCAGGAAATTAGTCAAAATATTAATCCCATTCCCACGGATTTAACGGGAGTAGTCTCTCGCATTGTCACCTATCTGCAAACCAGTCAACAGCAGTTAGTCACCGTCAGCAGACAAGCGCGAGAATTAAGCGACTTAGAAGGACAAGCATCCCGTTTAAATAAAAATTTAGCCGCTAATAAACTGCAAGCTTTTCTAAGAATGGCTCAAAAAGTCGATGAAAGAGATATTGATAATCCCCTTGCTTCCCTACAGGTGGCCGCTTTAGCGGAAATGTTAGGACAATTGCTCGATTTACCCACCCTGAGATTACGACGCTTACGATTAGCAGGTTTATTATACCGCATCGGTCTGGCGGAGGCTCCGATCGAAGTTTTTAGACAGCGTGCCAGTCAGTTAGAGGGAGCAAATGCGTTATTTTGGCGGGATAGATCGGTGTTAGGCGCACAATTACTCGCTACTATGCCCGAATTAGCCCCAATTCAACAGATTATTTACCATGAGTTTGAATACTGGGATGGTAGCGGGGTTCCCAACGGCTTAAAAGGGGAAGAAATCAGCCTAGAGTCGCGAATTTTAGGATTATCGGCCTATTTTCAGGAATTAACTCAACCGCGAGGCGACCGACTAGCTCTAGATTTAGGAGAGTCCCTAGAGCGTTGTCAAAATTATAGCGGGATTCGTTTCGATCCCGCTTTGGTAGAAAAATTAACTTCGGTAATTCGTCTGTGCGAAATGGGATGGATGCAATTACCCGATCGCCCTAGTCAAGTCCCCGCCGTCTGGTTAGAATCAGTTTAG
- a CDS encoding glutathione S-transferase — MLELYQFELSAYCEKVRLILDYKGLAYKKRDVVPGVGQLELFRLSGQRQVPVLKDGDTYIADSTEIAFYLDRKYPEKPIIPTDPLQRGQCLLIEEWADESLGLKGRTAFLGAFAQNQNFRTAFLPRETPDFMRLLLGSMPGELIDIFGTGVGLGKDSINTAKKGLQQDLEALNLILTNRPYLVGDQPTLADLAVAGLSVLLQFPPGSYLNLPRELQGKGIPGLADNSAYEGFFAWRDRLYSQYRQTITPGSSTPPIDSPTSIQIE, encoded by the coding sequence ATGCTAGAACTCTACCAATTTGAATTATCTGCCTATTGTGAGAAAGTCCGTCTCATCCTTGACTATAAAGGACTTGCCTATAAAAAAAGGGACGTGGTGCCGGGGGTTGGACAATTGGAATTATTCCGTCTTTCTGGACAGCGACAGGTTCCCGTCCTCAAGGATGGTGATACTTATATCGCTGACTCGACGGAGATTGCTTTTTATCTCGATCGCAAGTATCCTGAAAAACCAATTATCCCCACAGATCCCTTACAACGGGGTCAATGTTTATTAATCGAAGAATGGGCCGATGAATCCTTGGGATTGAAAGGAAGAACCGCTTTTCTCGGCGCTTTTGCCCAAAATCAAAACTTTCGTACCGCTTTTTTACCTCGGGAAACTCCCGATTTTATGCGCTTGTTACTGGGTTCCATGCCGGGGGAATTAATTGATATTTTTGGGACGGGTGTAGGTCTGGGAAAAGATTCTATCAATACGGCGAAAAAGGGGCTACAACAAGATTTAGAGGCTTTGAACCTCATTTTAACCAATCGTCCCTATTTAGTCGGGGATCAGCCCACTTTAGCCGATTTAGCCGTGGCGGGATTAAGTGTACTGCTTCAGTTTCCCCCTGGTTCCTATCTCAACTTACCCAGGGAATTGCAAGGCAAGGGGATTCCGGGGTTAGCCGATAATAGCGCCTACGAAGGCTTTTTTGCTTGGCGCGATCGTCTTTATAGTCAATACCGTCAAACTATCACCCCGGGGAGTTCCACCCCTCCCATCGATTCCCCCACCTCCATCCAGATCGAATAG
- a CDS encoding HEAT repeat domain-containing protein, with protein sequence MSKPDIEAIALQLESSNSKDRLLALASLREVTPEEAVPLIKKVLYDEMLPVRSMAVFALGVKQTEECFPILVDLLANDADYGIRADAAGALGYLEDIRAFEPLQRAFYEDTQWLVRFSAAVALGNLRDIRAKQVLLSALDSNEAVIQQAAIAALGEIKAVEVVEKLLTFVNSDDWLIRQRLAEALGHLPAEKTIAALKFLVKDEHPQVREAARLSLQKLAKV encoded by the coding sequence ATGAGTAAGCCTGATATAGAAGCCATTGCCCTCCAGTTAGAAAGCAGCAACTCTAAAGACCGTCTGTTGGCCCTGGCCTCCCTGCGAGAAGTGACCCCAGAGGAGGCTGTACCCTTGATCAAAAAAGTCCTTTATGATGAAATGCTGCCAGTGCGATCAATGGCTGTCTTTGCCTTGGGAGTCAAACAAACCGAGGAATGCTTTCCTATCCTAGTGGATTTGTTAGCCAATGATGCCGATTATGGCATTCGCGCCGATGCAGCGGGGGCTTTAGGTTATTTAGAAGATATTCGCGCTTTTGAACCCCTACAACGGGCTTTTTACGAAGACACGCAATGGTTAGTCCGCTTTAGTGCTGCCGTTGCTTTGGGCAATTTGCGCGATATTCGGGCTAAACAGGTGTTATTATCGGCTCTCGATAGTAACGAAGCGGTTATTCAACAGGCCGCTATTGCCGCTCTTGGGGAAATCAAAGCAGTGGAAGTCGTCGAGAAGCTTTTAACTTTTGTTAACTCCGATGACTGGTTAATCCGGCAGCGATTAGCGGAAGCTTTAGGCCATCTTCCGGCGGAAAAAACGATCGCAGCCTTAAAATTTTTGGTCAAGGACGAACATCCACAAGTGCGCGAAGCTGCCCGTTTATCCTTGCAAAAATTGGCCAAGGTCTAG
- the nblR gene encoding response regulator transcription factor NblR, producing the protein MSTSVPNSSILLVGIEENIAKLATADLKEAGYRPLIVPSIDSAFPEVKSWQPAMIILDRFLAAEAGVKFCRRLRSQGSRVYIILLVSQETLEERLACLEAGADDYFLKPYNSPSFLKLIRFYLQPLETIPEQLCFGDLVLDLATRRLSYKNKNIELTMKEFELLRYLMIHPKEVLSRDQILENVWGDEFQGASNVIEVYIRYLRLKMEAGGQKRLIHTVRGVGYVLRES; encoded by the coding sequence ATGAGTACATCTGTTCCAAATTCTTCAATTCTCTTGGTGGGAATTGAGGAGAATATCGCTAAACTAGCTACTGCGGACTTGAAAGAAGCAGGTTATCGTCCCCTGATTGTGCCTAGCATTGATAGTGCTTTCCCAGAAGTGAAAAGTTGGCAGCCAGCGATGATTATACTCGATCGCTTCCTCGCAGCGGAGGCCGGTGTGAAGTTTTGTCGTCGTTTACGTTCCCAGGGAAGTCGCGTTTATATTATTTTATTAGTATCTCAAGAAACTCTAGAAGAACGTCTCGCCTGTTTGGAAGCGGGAGCCGACGATTATTTTCTCAAACCCTATAATTCGCCATCTTTTCTCAAATTAATCCGTTTTTACCTGCAACCTCTGGAAACTATCCCCGAACAATTGTGCTTCGGTGACTTAGTATTAGATTTAGCCACTCGTCGTCTCTCCTATAAAAACAAAAATATTGAGTTGACGATGAAGGAATTTGAACTGCTCCGCTACCTAATGATTCACCCCAAAGAAGTATTATCAAGGGATCAAATTCTCGAAAATGTCTGGGGAGATGAATTTCAAGGAGCATCAAACGTTATTGAGGTATATATTCGCTATTTACGCCTGAAGATGGAAGCTGGTGGTCAAAAACGCCTCATTCATACCGTGCGCGGTGTCGGCTACGTTTTACGCGAATCTTAA
- a CDS encoding phycobiliprotein lyase encodes MDIQEFINLCAGKWFSQRTSYQLATQKVANNKAEITIDLLAADAADVVQLCLENNCQSQTSLGGWKTTWDNSVDYGQPKKIGSSYLVWLPSENSWQGKLLKSDGKSAALGEYHLRSDQALTLTIEDNHHRIEERIWFASPNLRLRTSIIQSANGDRQTVFYSEIRKMVATK; translated from the coding sequence ATGGACATTCAAGAATTTATTAATCTCTGTGCGGGTAAATGGTTTTCTCAGCGCACCAGTTATCAATTAGCTACCCAAAAAGTTGCCAATAATAAAGCAGAAATCACCATCGATTTGCTGGCTGCCGATGCTGCCGATGTGGTGCAATTATGTTTAGAAAATAACTGTCAGTCCCAGACCAGTCTAGGGGGATGGAAAACGACCTGGGATAATTCCGTGGACTATGGACAACCGAAAAAAATCGGTTCTAGCTATTTAGTTTGGCTACCCTCAGAAAATTCTTGGCAAGGAAAATTGCTCAAATCGGACGGTAAATCGGCAGCGCTGGGAGAATATCATCTCAGAAGTGATCAAGCTTTAACTTTAACCATCGAGGATAATCACCATCGTATCGAGGAAAGAATCTGGTTTGCTAGTCCTAATCTGAGATTGCGTACCAGTATTATCCAGTCAGCCAATGGCGATCGCCAGACGGTTTTTTATTCGGAAATTCGCAAAATGGTTGCTACTAAGTAG